A window of Synechococcus sp. MEDNS5 contains these coding sequences:
- a CDS encoding protein kinase, which produces MIGTLLADRYRLDRCLSADPDHPQGALWCAADQMAAGAPVAVRQLRDVQASERIRALWPAMQSVLHPQIPRFGGLLEEQGSLWLVREWQEGSSLLQIQAQRLERQLVFGPGEMLLLLRQLLPPLAVLHGQQLVHGDLNPRNLLRRDQDGLPVLIDFGLLQRSGEQPIPGASAAYAPRAQGRQEPAAAWMDLHALGVTALTLLSGRPPEQLLASEADDWMLPADLDLESPYRTVLERLLSEQGDRRFATASEALKALQRVTMPESTGPQPRADRTLVLAPVVVEAAPQAPPPSQPASPDLPPLGSAAAAAERPRPRAEQRQQAAEGRLWPVVAALLVSALVGTAIGWFLLSRGNPPGSAPSTERDVIGRSPTASLPPAEVDQRQQLLSRLRALQVDRSWFLQLVDASLLARFPERNGRLPTDSLEDAPLRQVWNELAEEWLARVEQLPPMLRARLGRLKDADWQKQRQALVQQGVNARVVEQLVSASAQTLLPGVATGVKPPEPFRQLWFAAALRSLEDVRIEAVKARAGAPTVLSSRVSAGGARLISITVPAGRRLVLGINGTPLMQMTVYGADGEVAADRGPLRVVTLSEDAGSPVQVLVTNDGVSSGLLTLSCRADLPEPKPLPDVDLNPIPDPATGAEGPVETLPEPPGPKPAGVDMPPVMDVTPTIEGFDEPTEDQAPAPDTD; this is translated from the coding sequence GTGATCGGCACCCTGCTGGCTGACCGGTACCGCCTGGATCGCTGCCTGTCTGCGGATCCAGATCACCCCCAGGGGGCGCTCTGGTGTGCAGCGGATCAGATGGCCGCCGGAGCGCCGGTGGCGGTGCGTCAGCTCCGGGATGTGCAGGCTTCAGAGCGCATCCGTGCGTTGTGGCCAGCGATGCAGTCGGTGCTGCATCCCCAGATCCCCCGCTTCGGTGGGCTGCTTGAAGAGCAGGGCAGCCTGTGGCTGGTGCGCGAGTGGCAGGAGGGATCCAGCCTGCTGCAGATTCAGGCGCAGCGTCTGGAGCGCCAGCTGGTGTTCGGGCCTGGGGAAATGCTGCTGCTGCTGCGGCAGCTGCTGCCGCCTCTGGCCGTGCTGCATGGCCAGCAGCTGGTGCATGGGGATCTCAACCCCCGCAATCTGCTCCGGCGTGACCAGGACGGTCTGCCGGTGTTGATCGATTTCGGTTTGCTTCAGCGCAGCGGTGAGCAGCCGATTCCCGGGGCTTCAGCGGCCTATGCCCCCAGAGCCCAGGGGCGGCAGGAGCCCGCTGCGGCCTGGATGGATCTGCATGCCCTGGGGGTTACCGCTCTCACCCTGCTGAGCGGCCGCCCACCCGAACAGCTCCTGGCGTCTGAAGCCGACGACTGGATGTTGCCGGCGGATCTGGATCTCGAGTCGCCGTATCGCACGGTGCTGGAACGCCTGCTGTCGGAGCAGGGGGATCGGCGTTTTGCCACCGCCAGCGAGGCGCTGAAAGCGTTGCAGCGGGTCACCATGCCCGAGTCCACCGGTCCCCAGCCTCGGGCGGACCGCACCCTGGTGCTGGCACCGGTTGTGGTGGAGGCAGCACCCCAGGCGCCGCCACCATCGCAGCCAGCGTCTCCAGACCTGCCGCCCCTGGGCTCGGCCGCCGCCGCCGCTGAGCGGCCCCGTCCCCGCGCTGAACAGCGTCAGCAGGCCGCGGAGGGAAGGCTCTGGCCAGTTGTGGCTGCCCTGTTGGTGTCCGCGCTGGTCGGGACGGCGATCGGATGGTTTCTTCTCAGTCGCGGCAATCCCCCTGGATCCGCACCATCAACCGAGCGGGACGTGATCGGTCGCTCTCCCACCGCCAGCCTTCCCCCGGCGGAGGTGGATCAACGCCAGCAACTTCTGAGCCGCTTGAGGGCGTTGCAAGTGGATCGCAGTTGGTTTCTGCAGCTGGTGGATGCCAGCCTGCTGGCCCGCTTCCCGGAGCGCAATGGCCGCTTGCCCACGGACTCCCTCGAGGATGCCCCGCTCAGGCAGGTTTGGAATGAGCTGGCTGAGGAATGGCTGGCCCGGGTGGAGCAGCTTCCGCCGATGCTGCGCGCCCGACTGGGCCGGCTCAAGGATGCCGACTGGCAGAAGCAGCGCCAGGCGCTCGTGCAGCAGGGGGTGAACGCCCGGGTGGTGGAGCAGTTGGTGAGTGCGTCGGCGCAGACGCTTCTGCCCGGTGTGGCCACGGGGGTGAAGCCGCCGGAACCGTTCCGGCAGCTGTGGTTTGCAGCCGCACTGCGCAGCCTGGAGGATGTGCGCATCGAAGCGGTGAAAGCCCGTGCAGGCGCGCCCACCGTGCTCTCGAGCCGGGTGTCCGCCGGTGGGGCCCGCTTGATTTCGATCACCGTCCCGGCTGGCCGACGGTTGGTGCTGGGCATCAACGGCACACCGTTGATGCAGATGACGGTGTACGGCGCCGACGGGGAGGTGGCGGCGGATCGCGGGCCGCTGCGGGTGGTGACTCTCAGCGAAGACGCTGGATCGCCGGTGCAGGTGCTGGTCACCAATGACGGTGTGTCCTCGGGGTTGCTCACCCTGTCCTGCCGGGCGGATCTCCCGGAGCCCAAGCCCCTGCCCGATGTGGATCTCAATCCCATCCCCGACCCGGCCACCGGGGCCGAGGGGCCCGTGGAAACTTTGCCTGAACCGCCCGGGCCGAAGCCGGCAGGGGTGGACATGCCGCCGGTCATGGACGTCACCCCGACAATTGAAGGGTTTGATGAGCCGACCGAAGACCAGGCCCCGGCCCCTGACACGGACTAG
- the smpB gene encoding SsrA-binding protein SmpB: MAKGGGKKSAAAARAAANRLLADNRLARHQYDILETLETGIELVGTEVKSIRAGQANLRDGFCLIRNGELQLHNVHISPHTHASGYFNHDPLRVRRLLAHRREIDKLRGQLDQKGLALIPLNLHLQGSWIKLTLGLGKGRKLHDKRAAEKDKQIKKETRAALSRY; this comes from the coding sequence ATGGCCAAAGGAGGAGGCAAGAAGAGTGCTGCTGCTGCGCGCGCCGCAGCCAACCGGCTGCTGGCTGATAACCGCCTGGCCCGGCATCAGTACGACATCCTTGAAACGCTGGAAACCGGCATCGAACTGGTGGGCACCGAGGTGAAATCGATCCGGGCCGGGCAGGCCAACCTGCGGGATGGGTTCTGCCTGATCCGCAATGGAGAGCTGCAGCTGCACAACGTGCACATCTCTCCCCACACCCATGCCAGCGGGTACTTCAACCATGACCCGCTGCGGGTGCGTCGCCTGCTGGCGCACCGGCGCGAGATCGACAAACTGCGCGGCCAGCTTGACCAGAAAGGACTGGCGCTGATTCCCCTGAACCTGCATCTGCAGGGCTCCTGGATCAAGCTCACCCTGGGCCTGGGAAAGGGGCGCAAACTCCACGACAAGCGCGCTGCAGAAAAAGACAAGCAGATCAAGAAAGAAACCCGAGCAGCACTGTCTCGTTACTGA